The Danio aesculapii chromosome 22, fDanAes4.1, whole genome shotgun sequence genomic sequence AACTAGCATGTCGCTagcatttttttgtataaactagcatgttgttagcatgaatttagaataaattagcatgttggtagcattagaattagcatgttttttgtatgaattagtatgtcgtttggatgtttctagtatagattggtttgttgttagtatgtccaatgtaaagtcaatgacagtttttttacaatggaagtcaatgggacagttgctatggtgctgtaagtggttgctagggtgtggctagtaagttcaAAGGTCATCAGAGactggcagattggtagtctgagttaaatgagctcaaccttaagtctgtatgacagtctggcgcaaagttatgaggtcataaagtttggtccaatgttaagtcaatgggactttccAGAATTTTTTGGGTCAGTTTTCTCAAAACTGTAAATccgatcagttggaaaagatatagcaacatAATTCAGTATAGTGTGGAGGtgtggagttagtttggtggttgtagtatgagcgatctaggaggagatgcatatggAAGTTAGTCTCAGAAGACAGAAGAATATTAAGTTTATGTAGTAAAACAGTTTGTTGGCTTCCTCAAGCCGCCACAACTAGTCAAAGAATAAGTGATGATGGAAAATGTTGTGTTCTGCCTGTAAAGTTTAATTGTGAAAAGCAAATCCCTGGTGTTTTAAGCATAGTAACACAGAATAAACAttgaaaatgacaattggtcaaatGTACATTACCTTTGCTTGCCCTGGTCACCAGGGCTGGACCTGCTTGTTGTGTTTGTAATAACACATTCAATCTTCAGTCTATGATGAATGTATTGACGAGTTCAAACAAACCTTCTGGACTGATATTAAAAGCACACATGAAGACAACTCTTGAGCAGTGAGCATTCAGAGTCTGCATCTCCACATTATAACAGTAGGTGTGGTGTTTTTCACAACAAACACGGCTGATTTCTCTGGACACGGAGACAATAAATGCCAGTAAAAGCATCTTTGAAAGAGTAATGCCTTCACTATTTACTTGAAAAGCTGACGTGATTACATGTCCTCCATCACTGTGATGCATTACCCCTGGTTAAGCTGgttatacacacactttaatggCTGACCGCAGGGCTGAAGCTGTTGAGTGAAGAAAGCATTTGCTGGATTCTGTCAGTGTGTAAAGATGATCTCAACATCGTGTGCTCCTCCAGACGCGTTCCAGCCgtcacgagtgtgtgtgtgtgtgtgaaagagagagagagtgtgtgtgaatgagcaccGAGTGGTGAACATTCAGCTCAAACGACacatttgttgtgtgtgtgtgtgtctgtgtgtatgtgtgtgtgtgtgtgtgtgtgttcctgtgtgTGTCTTCATTCCTCTGTCTCTGTGTGAGTGGATCGGGTTTCTTCTGACAGATGGAGGGAACCCCACACTTCTGTGTGAAAATCTGTTTAACTGCTAAACGATGTGTTTTCCAGACACCAGCGCCACCTGCAGTCAAGCCAGGGCCTTCTCAGGTCAGCATTCACACTTCATGAACACACACCGTAGACAGAGGAGTGTGTTCACATTCAGATTCAGCTCTTCTGGTCCCGGCTGATCACTGAAATCTAAACTCCTCTATTGTGAGCAGTGTAGATCCCAGAGGTCCAGCAGAAGAAGACTCTGGCTGCAGCAGagtcagagagagtgtgtgtgtgtgtgtgtgtgtgtgtgtgtgtgtgtgtgtgtgggtgggtggctGCAGTAGggttagtgtgtgtgttgtctccGGCTGCAGCAgggtcagtatgtgtgtgtgtgtgtggctgcagcagagttagtgtgtgtgttgtctccGGCTGCAGcagggtcagtgtgtgtgtgtgtgtgtggctgcagcagggtcagtgtgtgtgttgtctccAGCTGCAGCACGGTCAGTGTGTGGTCTCTGGCTGTTTCCCGCAGCGCAGCCGTGTGTTGGAGACGAGGATCAGGAGTGGGCTGACGGCAGCGTACAGTGAGGAGAAGAAGAGccggaggtcagaggtcagcgcGGAGCCCAGCGTCTGTGGCACAGTGAGCGTGTACACCCACAGACCATTGTCCACCCCGTAGACCAGCAGGTACAGCGAGACCAGTGTGACTACCGTGACCGCAGCCCGCCGCTCCGCTGCCCCCCCTGCAGCACCCCGCAGACCCCGCACCCTCCGCCGCTGCCGCACCAGGTACACCAGCAGCACCAGGCTGCCTGCCGCCATCAGCGCCATCGGCACCACATCCCTGCCCACCTGCACGGCCCCGGTAGCGTCCCGCGCCAGCCTGGAGGGGAAGCTGAGGAAGCAGAACTCTACGTTGATGGCGTTCTGCAGGAGCCGGGAGTCGTTGCGGGCCCCGATGGCAAACAGCAGTGGAGCCACACTCATGGAGGTGTTGATCAGCCACAGTGTCAGGAAGATGGCAGGCAGAGAGCGGGCCAGCAGGGCACGAGCGGCGGCACGGCGGGACCCTGGAGGAGCCACGCTCAGGCACTGGAGGGCGGTCAGTAGGAAGGTCAGCCAGATGGACAGAGACCTGGCTGTGCGGTAGAGAAAGATGACCGCCTGGCAGCCGGCGTCGTCAAACACGTTGTGGATCCGTAAGGTGGCCAGCGCCTCCAGCAGGCAGCGCACTGACACCACCACCAGGTTGGCAGAGCACAGGTGCAGCACGATGGCGTCAGCTGGCGAGAGGCGGCCCTCGCGCCGCACCAGCAAGATGAAGCCGCAGATGACGGCGGTGTTACCGGGAACCCCGGCCAGCACCAGAGACAGAAACAGCAGTCCGCGTGTCACAGCCTCCGCATTCATCTCTGAACCCTCTGCCTCCTTCAGCCTGTGTTTATAGCCCGCCAGGGCCATGGAGACGGCACACTTGAGACGGTCCACTGACTCCAGACCTGAGTGCAATTACCTGaatgatgtgcagatgactgatgcTGTCAGAGTCGCTCTTGTCAGGACAGCAGTGGATCAGACTTCGGCACACACGTCTGCATTACACTGATCTGAACTCAGCAGTATTGATTTAACAGCCTGACCTGCTGAAATGTGCCACTGTTTAAAATTAATgtcttttattctctttttttcatAAGTTTTTAAGCTGGTTTGACACGGTCTACAACTGTAGGAAAGAGTCAATCACACGGCGCACTATAGGGAAGAGTCAATCACACGGCGCACATTGCATTTACActgtagaagtgtgtgtgtgatcgtACACATCATAATGCACTTTCATCTGCATAGCATAATCCATAAAAGACCGTCTCCACAATCCTTCTCTGATTTGATGATCATATAATAACATGTATGATCAAGTGTGGATGAGTTTAACGCAGTTTGTTTCCAGGAGCACTGGACTCCTGCCTCCTCTCTGCTCTTCTTTCTctcttgtttgtgttttgttcatCATTCTGGTAAAAGCCTCTGCTGAATGAATAAAGTGGCAGAATTCCTCTGGAGGGAGATGTTCTGAGCTGCGGACAGCGGTCAGTTCCCTACAGACTGAAGCACAAACAGAAGAGGCTCATTACTGGAGAAAACAGACGAGCCCAGACCTGCCTCTGCACATCCCAGACCTGCTCATTACGGAGAATTCATTAATGCTCTTTAATTACCtcataaagcacacacacacacacacaaacacacacacacacacacacacacacacgggacACGTTCACAACCCCAGCAGAGTGGAAACagattagccccattaagcactTGTGGGAATTAAACATTAACACTAACGAGAAACAAACAAACGAGAACAGAAATCACATGACGAACGTGAGGAACACGACAAGACTCAGTGTTTTCATCTTCAGTGCAGTACATCATGCTCTTCTTCAgtaactttcttttcttttccaacACAAATATCTGAATGTGCTGAAATCAAAACACACTTACTGGAGAAGCAGAATGAACTTCATTGCTGACTGCAGACCGCTAGGCTATGAGCGAACATCTCTTCAGTGTCCTGATTTCCAGTCCTGGCTTGCAGCCCTTTCCCGATCCTGTTTCCCTTGCTCTCCGACCTCGCTTACTCTCATCATGCCTTGTGTgttaaaatgaaagcaaaactcTTTAGAATCTTTACTGACCTCACTGACCTGATCTTACCCCAACATCTCAGTCTTTCCAAGTGCTCAGCTATTCCAGCCCATCACCTGCTCCTACACTCAGACACTGTTTTCTTGAACATGTAAACTGGATGTAAGTAAACCTTGACCTTCCATTCATCTCTGAAACTCCACGGTTACAGCAATAGTACAAACTATTAATCAAAGCAGGTGAGATCAGAATCCTGATGCACAGTTCCACACGTGTTACCAGCACAAAGCTAGCCTCCCTAACTTGCAAACCTTTCCACATATTCTCCGCAGGGATTGAGATAAACTGTTACTGAGAGATTTTTACTAAATTTGCATTAAACTGCAGCTATATTCATTATTGTCCCTCATTCTTAAGCACCTTCATGACCAGGTGGACAATGTACAATTCCTTCTGCAGCGCTCCTGCTGTCAGTGTCTGTTAGCTCAGAGTGTTATGGGTGTCATGTGTGTGATCTGATGAGGACTGCCGTCAGTGGTGTGGTGAAACTCTTGTGTTGAGGTGTATATATGAGCTGTAGTGTTGCTCTGAGAGAGCTTTGCAGTTGAGCTGATCTTTTCAGAGCTATGTTGATAATAAACACTGAACAGCGAGGAAAACGTGTcttcagctctgcacagttaTAGAGAAACCTATAAGCGTGAGCTGTGTGTAGATGAGCTAGgggtgtttgtatgtttgtgggTGTGTGAGTGTTTTCCTCCGCCACTGACAGGAGCAGCTCTGGTCTTCTGCAGTAATTAGGCTGCAGCTCAGGTGGACACTTCTGTCTCCTCAGAGAGCTTTCTGTGGGTTTTCAGGTTTGTGGTGGCTCCCACAGGGCAGTAGAGGCTATATATTCCAGCGGTGTGTGTGACGGACTTCAGAAAGCCTTGAAGACTCTTCAGAAAGTGTGTACT encodes the following:
- the LOC130215968 gene encoding olfactory receptor class A-like protein 1, producing MNAEAVTRGLLFLSLVLAGVPGNTAVICGFILLVRREGRLSPADAIVLHLCSANLVVVSVRCLLEALATLRIHNVFDDAGCQAVIFLYRTARSLSIWLTFLLTALQCLSVAPPGSRRAAARALLARSLPAIFLTLWLINTSMSVAPLLFAIGARNDSRLLQNAINVEFCFLSFPSRLARDATGAVQVGRDVVPMALMAAGSLVLLVYLVRQRRRVRGLRGAAGGAAERRAAVTVVTLVSLYLLVYGVDNGLWVYTLTVPQTLGSALTSDLRLFFSSLYAAVSPLLILVSNTRLRCGKQPETTH